A genomic window from Hippocampus zosterae strain Florida chromosome 13, ASM2543408v3, whole genome shotgun sequence includes:
- the LOC127613612 gene encoding early growth response protein 1-B: protein MLNNMDLNAKDSFYPQFDNCSGSSLGMDAGARKDNRDAFGDAQRSVPAQFGHEGAPATLKTEASNSEYAFNPCEGPKDAYTPSSLAYSGSFYVEASQGAPCTTETLLNMITEIVGISTMQLSESQQQNGNGRGASYTPPVDSAHFGDVKRQPFTPPAYPSSSSSSSSSSSDHPTGFTQDRAEPPATEPSTSHLGEPKSEAASFPVAVKNEFESYEWGAFCKSDCLESGFHTETFPLSNDFPPEQQMDVKELLDTFPAMCPNPDAEFKVEGGIKQEQCFSDTCSQGYAYNGYLPPPMGLKPYPEAPAASNQCDSIYASPTLPSTIDSILYSSLLPDSFAQSYSARAAATSTPSKPPRARKSTAASSSHGPPKEKPFTCPMESCDRRFSRSDELNRHIRIHTGHKPFQCRICLRSFSRSDHLTTHTRTHTGEKPFSCDVCGKRFARSDERKRHGRVHQKQKEKMELKPQVTPNAWPFTLPEGI from the exons ATGTTGAACAACATGGATTTGAACGCGAAAGATTCTTTTTACCCTCAGTTTGACAACTGCAGCGGCTCTTCTCTGGGCATGGACGCCGGCGCGAGGAAGGACAACCGAGACGCGTTCGGCGACGCGCAGCGCTCGGTGCCCGCGCAGTTCGGCCACG AAGGAGCGCCCGCGACCCTGAAAACCGAAGCTTCCAACTCGGAATACGCGTTTAACCCTTGCGAGGGCCCCAAGGACGCCTACACCCCTTCCTCGCTCGCCTACTCCGGCAGCTTCTACGTGGAGGCTTCTCAGGGGGCGCCGTGCACCACCGAGACCCTCCTCAACATGATCACCGAGATCGTGGGCATATCCACGATGCAGCTCTCTGAGAGCCAGCAGCAGAACGGCAACGGCCGGGGGGCTTCATACACGCCCCCAGTGGACAGCGCGCATTTTGGAGACGTCAAGAGGCAACCCTTCACCCCGCCGGCgtacccctcctcctcctcctcctcctcctcctcctcttccgacCACCCGACGGGATTCACCCAGGACCGGGCCGAGCCGCCCGCAACCGAGCCGTCCACCTCCCATTTGGGCGAGCCCAAGTCCGAAGCGGCCTCCTTCCCCGTGGCGGTCAAGAACGAGTTTGAAAGCTACGAATGGGGGGCGTTCTGCAAATCCGACTGCTTGGAGAGCGGCTTCCACACGGAGACGTTCCCCTTGTCAAACGACTTCCCGCCCGAGCAGCAAATGGACGTGAAGGAACTTTTGGACACCTTCCCCGCCATGTGCCCCAACCCGGACGCGGAGTTCAAAGTGGAGGGGGGCATCAAGCAGGAGCAGTGTTTCTCCGACACGTGCTCCCAGGGCTACGCGTACAACGGCTACCTCCCCCCGCCGATGGGCCTGAAGCCATACCCCGAAGCCCCCGCCGCATCCAATCAGTGCGACTCCATTTACGCCTCCCCGACTTTACCCAGCACCATAGACTCCATCCTCTACTCCTCCTTGCTCCCCGACTCCTTCGCTCAAAGTTACAGCGCGCGCGCCGCCGCCACTTCCACCCCCTCCAAGCCCCCCAGGGCCCGGAAGAGCACGGCCGCGTCGTCCTCGCACGGCCCGCCCAAGGAGAAGCCCTTCACCTGCCCCATGGAGAGCTGCGACCGGCGCTTCTCGCGCTCGGACGAGCTCAACCGCCACATCCGCATCCACACGGGCCACAAGCCCTTCCAGTGTCGCATCTGCCTGCGCAGCTTCAGCCGCAGCGACCACCTGACGACGCACACCCGGACtcacacgggcgagaagccgTTCTCGTGCGACGTGTGCGGCAAGCGCTTCGCCCGCAGCGACGAGCGCAAGCGGCACGGACGCGTGCACCAGAAGCAGAAGGAGAAAATGGAGCTGAAGCCGCAAGTGACTCCCAACGCGTGGCCCTTCACTCTGCCCGAGGGCATTTGA